GCTTCTCGATCTCGTTGGCCACGTCCGGGTTGTCCCGCAGGAACTTGCGGGCGTTCTCCTTGCCCTGGCCGAGCTGGTCCCCCTCGTAGGTGTACCAGGCACCGGACTTGCGCACGAAGCCGTGCTCGACCCCCATGTCGATCAACGAACCCTCGCGGCTGATGCCGTGGCCGTAGATGATGTCGAACTCGGCCTGCTTGAACGGTGGGCTGACCTTGTTCTTGACCACCTTCACCCTGGTGCGGTTGCCGACCGCGTCGGAGCCGTCCTTGAGCGTTTCGATGCGCCGCACGTCCAGCCGCACCGAGGCGTAGAACTTCAGCGCCTTGCCGCCGGTGGTCGTCTCCGGGGAGCCGAACATCACGCCGACCTTCTCGCGGAGCTGGTTGATGAACACGGCGGTGGTCTGCGAGCTGTAGAGCGCCGAGGTCAGTTTGCGCAGCGCCTGGCTCATCAGCCGCGCCTGCAACCCCACGTGGCTGTCGCCCATCTCGCCCTCGATCTCGGCCTTGGGCACCAGCGCGGCGACCGAGTCGATGGCGATCAGGTCCAGCGCACCGGAGCGGATCAGCATGTCCGCGATCTCCAGTGCCTGTTCACCCGTGTCGGGTTGGGAGACCAGCAGCGAGTCGGTGTCCACACCGATCGCCTTGGCGTACTCGGGGTCCAGGGCGTGCTCGGCGTCGATGAACGCCGCCGTGCCGCCCGCCCGCTGGGCGTTGGCCACCGCGTGCAGGGCGACCGAGGTCTTACCGCTGCTCTCGGGACCGTAGATCTCGACGACGCGCCCGCGCGGCAGTCCGCCGATGCCGAGCGCGACGTCCAGCGCGATCGAGCCGGTGGGAATCGCCTCCACCGCCGGACGGGTGTCCTCGCCCAGCCGCATCACCGACCCCTTGCCGAACTGCTTGTCGATCTGGGCGATGGCCAGTTCGAGAGCCTTGCTCTTGTCGTTGCCCTTGTCGCCGCCCTTGTCGGATGCTGCTGCCATCGGGTCCACCTCGGTCGGGTCGAATGTCGTGGTCTCGGGGCCGACGCTACGGGTCAGGGCCGACAATCCGACCTCGGGTCGGCGGATCCGTGGACAACCTGCCCCGCTGTGGACCCATTCTAACCGAACTGGTGTTCGACGGATCCGCGACACTCCGCCGCGGCGGCTTCCCACCGGGTGCGATCTACCCTCCGCCGGGAGGAGACTGAACCCGTCCCGCCGGACTCCCA
The nucleotide sequence above comes from Actinopolyspora erythraea. Encoded proteins:
- the recA gene encoding recombinase RecA yields the protein MAAASDKGGDKGNDKSKALELAIAQIDKQFGKGSVMRLGEDTRPAVEAIPTGSIALDVALGIGGLPRGRVVEIYGPESSGKTSVALHAVANAQRAGGTAAFIDAEHALDPEYAKAIGVDTDSLLVSQPDTGEQALEIADMLIRSGALDLIAIDSVAALVPKAEIEGEMGDSHVGLQARLMSQALRKLTSALYSSQTTAVFINQLREKVGVMFGSPETTTGGKALKFYASVRLDVRRIETLKDGSDAVGNRTRVKVVKNKVSPPFKQAEFDIIYGHGISREGSLIDMGVEHGFVRKSGAWYTYEGDQLGQGKENARKFLRDNPDVANEIEKRIKEKMGIGSGAGADTAEQQQSEPAPVEF